The nucleotide window CATCGCCGCGCCGTCCGCAAATCCGTTCAAAGGCGTCAGCCCGACGTCTGCCGACCATGTCCGCGCGGGCTTGGGCGACGCCGTCGACTTCGTGCTGGATGGCGGCCCGTGCACGGTCGGAGTCGAGTCCACGATCGTTCAACTCGTCGACGACGCCCCGACCATCCTCCGACCGGGCGGTGTCACAAAAGAGGACTTGGAGGCGGTGCTCGGATCGAAGATCGACGTCGAATCCGACAGCGCCATCCGAGTCCCCGGGCAGCACCCGTCACACTACGCGCCGCACGCGCGGGTGCGGCTGGCCCGCCCGGAGCACCTGATCAACGAAGCCGAGACAGCCCACGCCTGCGGCCGTCGCGTTGGCGTCCTGGTGCCACCGCCACTGCACGACGTACCGATCACGGCCTCCGTGGTCGTATTGGTTCCAGCCTCCACCACGGAATACGCCCGCCAGCTGTACGGCCTCCTTCGCCGACTGGACGAGCAGGGGTGTGAGCTGATCGTAGCGTCGCTTCCGGAACCGGACGGCCTGGGATTGGCGATCGCCAACCGGCTGAGCCGGGCGGCCGGGCCACGCTGACCATCACACTCGATGCTGCCCGGCCCACACGGATCAAGCCGTCCGGATCTCCAGCGGTAAACCTCGCGCGGCGACGAGATCGGCGACACCTTCGGCGAGCCGGTAGCGCATCCCGACCACGGCGGCGCGCCCATCGGTGACGCGATCGGCGATGCTCGTCGAATGTTCCAGCAGAACGTCGATGGTGCGGATCACGTGTTCAACCTCGATGTCGTCGGTGCTCAGTCGCCCGGCCTCACGGGCGGACAACACGCTTGGAATCACATGTTGGACAAGATCACCCACATGACCGGTCGGCAGGTTGCCGTCATCGACCACCGAGCGGGCCGCACCGACCGCGCCGCAGCCTTCGTGACCCAACACCACGACCAGCCCAATGCCTTCGTCACGCCCGACAAGTCTGTGGAATTGATGTTGTAGGGCTGGTGACCAAGGCCGATGAGCGGGTGGGATAGCTCGCGCCAGCTGCGTTCTCTCGGTCTACGGTCGACGCATCAACGCAGGGCCTCGGTCCAGCATGGTTTCGGCTCGCGCGAGCTGGGCAAAGGAACGCTGCGGGAGTTGCTCTATGAACATGGGGGTTGCCCGGATGGCACGCGTCTGGCTGGTCGTGCTGTCCTGGTGCGGGCTAGCGCTCGGGTTCATCTCGGCGGCGTGGGTCGTGGTTGAGGTGTTCGTCCGGCGCTATCGGCAGCCGATGCCGATCATGGAAGCGGTCTGGCCGATCACCGGGCTCTACTTCGGGCCTGCCGCGGTGTGGGGCTCTCACCGGTTCGGCCGCCCGATGACTCGCCGCTGGCAAGCCAGTCACAACTATACGAGCCGCCGGAAGCCGCGTTGGGCCTTCGACGAACTCACCTTCCACTGCGTACCTGGCCGACGTCGTTGTGGGGCCCGGCGCCCGGCTGGGGTTTGAGTTTTTGATCTTGAGGTCGAGTTCGCTGCGATCTTTGGTCGTCCGGTCGACGTGGTTTCGCGTGGGTCGGTCAATAAGTACATCTGTGAGCAGGTTCTTGCTGATGCGCGGAAGTTCTATGCGGCGTGCGCATTTGTTGCTGCGCGAGATGCGCGATGCAGCGATGGCGATTCGGGATCTGGTCGGTGATCGAAGCACCGAGCAGGTGGAGGCCGACACTCTGCGCCGTTCGGCGCTGTTGTGGCGTTTCACGGTTCTCGGGGAAGCATCAAGCCAGGTCCCGTCTGAGACGAGACGCCTACCCTGGGATCGCTTGGCCCGCCGCGGCCCGATT belongs to Microlunatus elymi and includes:
- a CDS encoding carbonic anhydrase → MVLGHEGCGAVGAARSVVDDGNLPTGHVGDLVQHVIPSVLSAREAGRLSTDDIEVEHVIRTIDVLLEHSTSIADRVTDGRAAVVGMRYRLAEGVADLVAARGLPLEIRTA
- a CDS encoding L-threonylcarbamoyladenylate synthase, producing the protein MSSLDEQIAKAANILRNGGLVALPTETVYGLGANAEDPVAVRRVFEVKRRPPTHPLIIHLGNPDQLSGWADRIPGAAHVLAESFWAGPLTLVLRRSVRVPDETIGGGPTVALRVPDHPVTLAVLNDFGGGIAAPSANPFKGVSPTSADHVRAGLGDAVDFVLDGGPCTVGVESTIVQLVDDAPTILRPGGVTKEDLEAVLGSKIDVESDSAIRVPGQHPSHYAPHARVRLARPEHLINEAETAHACGRRVGVLVPPPLHDVPITASVVVLVPASTTEYARQLYGLLRRLDEQGCELIVASLPEPDGLGLAIANRLSRAAGPR